In Streptomyces sp. NBC_00414, a single window of DNA contains:
- a CDS encoding type II toxin-antitoxin system PemK/MazF family toxin gives MDTSWWLALVAVVLLAGVATFVDGWGRGRKPSGRRGPSRRPSRPTRRPPGRSDGVRRSNRPRPAEIWWANVPFEDGPGAKDRPCLVLSVRGRKAVVAKITTKYHDERGGVIPLPAGSVGDARGRASFLETDELRGVPVREFRRRVGEVDARVWNQVRHLAG, from the coding sequence ATGGATACGTCGTGGTGGCTCGCGTTGGTGGCGGTGGTGCTGCTCGCGGGCGTCGCGACGTTCGTGGACGGGTGGGGGCGCGGACGCAAGCCCTCCGGGCGGCGGGGTCCCTCTCGACGGCCCTCGCGGCCCACTCGGAGGCCGCCGGGGCGGTCGGACGGTGTCCGGCGCTCGAACCGGCCTCGGCCCGCTGAGATCTGGTGGGCGAACGTGCCGTTCGAGGACGGGCCCGGGGCGAAGGACCGGCCCTGCCTGGTCCTGTCGGTACGCGGGCGGAAGGCCGTCGTCGCGAAGATCACCACGAAGTACCACGACGAGCGGGGCGGGGTCATTCCGCTGCCCGCGGGGTCTGTGGGGGATGCGCGGGGGCGCGCGAGTTTCCTTGAGACGGATGAGTTGCGGGGGGTGCCGGTACGGGAGTTCCGGCGGCGGGTCGGTGAGGTGGACGCCCGCGTCTGGAACCAGGTGCGCCACCTCGCGGGATAG
- a CDS encoding MBL fold metallo-hydrolase — MKLTVVGCSGSFPSAESACSSYLVEADGFRLLLDMGNGALGELQRHCGLYDLDAIFLSHLHADHCIDMCAYFVARYYRHDGGRCDPIPVYGPEGTEQRLTTAYADTPSASSMSEVFDFHTVKPGSFEVGPFSVHTEKVSHPVEAYGIRVEHGGRSLTYSGDTGVCDTLDELARDTDLFLCEAAFTHGKENIPDLHLNGREAGETATRAGARRLVLTHIPPWTDPQTNLDHAREVFRGPVELATPRATYEI; from the coding sequence ATGAAGCTCACCGTCGTCGGCTGCTCGGGGTCGTTCCCGTCCGCGGAATCGGCCTGTTCGAGCTACCTCGTCGAGGCCGACGGCTTCCGGCTGCTTCTCGACATGGGCAACGGTGCCCTTGGCGAGCTGCAGCGCCACTGCGGTCTCTACGACCTTGACGCGATCTTCCTCAGCCACCTGCACGCCGACCACTGCATCGACATGTGCGCGTACTTCGTCGCGCGTTACTACCGCCATGACGGCGGCCGCTGCGATCCGATCCCCGTCTACGGACCGGAGGGCACGGAGCAGCGCCTGACCACCGCCTACGCGGACACCCCCTCCGCCTCCTCCATGAGCGAGGTCTTCGACTTCCACACGGTCAAGCCGGGCTCCTTCGAGGTCGGCCCGTTCTCGGTGCACACCGAGAAGGTCAGCCATCCCGTGGAGGCGTACGGCATCCGCGTGGAGCACGGCGGGCGGTCGCTGACCTACTCCGGGGACACGGGCGTGTGCGACACGCTCGACGAACTGGCCCGGGACACGGACCTGTTCCTCTGCGAGGCCGCGTTCACCCACGGCAAGGAGAACATCCCGGACCTGCACCTCAACGGCCGCGAGGCCGGCGAGACCGCGACCCGTGCCGGCGCCCGCCGCCTCGTCCTCACCCACATCCCACCGTGGACGGACCCCCAGACCAACCTGGACCACGCCCGCGAGGTGTTCCGCGGCCCGGTGGAACTGGCGACGCCGCGAGCGACGTACGAGATCTGA